The following proteins come from a genomic window of Paenibacillus sp. CAA11:
- the clpC gene encoding ATP-dependent protease ATP-binding subunit ClpC → MMFGRFTERAQKVLALAQEEAVRLGHNNIGTEHILLGLIREGEGIAAKALIGLGLGLEKIQDEVETLIGRGQEQPSNIAYTPRAKKVIELSMDEARKLGHTYVGTEHILLGLIREGEGVAARVLNNLGISLNKARQQVLQLLGSSEAVSSHHGTPANVSTPTLDSLARDLTATAKEGNLDPVIGRSKEIERVIQVLSRRTKNNPVLIGEPGVGKTAIAEGLAQKIINNEIPETLREKRVMTLDMGSVVAGTKYRGEFEDRLKKIMDEIRQAGNIILFIDELHTLIGAGGAEGAIDASNILKPALARGELQCIGATTLDEYRKYIEKDAALERRFQPITVDQPSPEEAIQILHGLRDRYEAHHRVKITDEAIEQAVKLSDRYIPDRFLPDKAIDLIDEAGSKVRLNSYTVPPNLKQLESRLEDIRKEKDAAVQSQEFEKAAALRDTEQKIREELDTTKNQWKEKQGRTDSEVTPEDIAQVVASWTGIPVSKLKEEETERLMNMESILHERVIGQEEAVKAVSRAIRRARAGLKDPKRPMGSFIFLGPTGVGKTELARALAEAMFGDENAVIRIDMSEYMEKHSTSRLVGAPPGYVGYEEGGQLTEKVRRKPYSVVLLDEIEKAHPEVFNILLQVLEDGRLTDSKGRVVDFRNTLIILTSNVGAEAIRRNTTMGFTAVVDAGAEYDNMKGKVMDELKKSFRPEFLNRIDEIIVFHSLEEAHIGQIVSLMSDELRKRLREYDVDFELTDKAKSFLAKAGFDPAYGARPLRRAIQKHIEDRLSEELLTGRVKKGDSLTIDEENGELTVTRTGSFSPQA, encoded by the coding sequence ATGATGTTTGGAAGATTTACTGAACGAGCGCAAAAGGTGCTTGCACTGGCTCAAGAAGAGGCTGTGCGGCTTGGGCATAACAACATTGGCACAGAGCATATACTGCTTGGTTTGATCCGAGAAGGCGAAGGGATTGCTGCCAAAGCGCTGATCGGACTTGGTCTCGGCCTGGAAAAAATCCAGGACGAGGTAGAGACCTTGATCGGACGCGGTCAAGAGCAGCCATCGAACATCGCTTATACTCCTCGCGCCAAGAAGGTTATCGAGCTGTCTATGGATGAAGCGCGCAAGCTTGGACATACCTATGTCGGTACAGAGCATATCTTGCTTGGTTTGATTCGCGAAGGAGAAGGCGTGGCAGCTCGTGTGCTGAATAATCTGGGAATCAGCCTGAACAAGGCTCGTCAGCAGGTGCTTCAGCTTCTGGGCAGCAGCGAAGCCGTGTCCAGCCATCATGGTACACCAGCGAATGTCAGCACACCAACGTTGGACAGTCTCGCACGTGATTTGACGGCAACGGCGAAGGAAGGGAACCTTGATCCGGTAATCGGCCGCAGTAAAGAAATTGAACGTGTGATTCAGGTGCTCAGCCGCCGGACCAAGAACAACCCAGTACTCATCGGGGAGCCTGGCGTTGGTAAGACAGCCATCGCTGAAGGCTTAGCCCAGAAGATTATCAATAACGAAATCCCAGAGACGCTCCGGGAGAAGAGAGTAATGACTCTGGATATGGGCTCCGTGGTGGCCGGGACGAAATATCGCGGTGAATTCGAAGATCGTCTGAAGAAGATCATGGATGAGATCCGCCAAGCAGGCAATATCATCCTCTTCATCGATGAGCTGCACACATTAATCGGAGCAGGCGGAGCAGAAGGGGCTATTGATGCTTCCAACATCCTGAAGCCAGCCCTTGCCCGTGGTGAACTGCAATGCATTGGCGCTACAACGCTGGATGAATATCGTAAGTATATCGAGAAGGATGCAGCGCTAGAACGCCGCTTCCAGCCAATTACCGTGGATCAGCCTTCGCCTGAAGAGGCTATTCAAATCCTGCACGGCCTTCGTGACCGCTATGAGGCTCACCACCGTGTGAAAATTACAGATGAAGCCATTGAACAGGCGGTGAAGCTGTCTGATCGTTACATTCCGGACCGGTTCCTGCCCGACAAAGCTATCGACCTGATCGATGAGGCGGGCTCCAAAGTAAGGCTCAACTCTTATACGGTACCGCCAAATCTGAAACAGCTCGAGAGCCGGCTTGAAGACATCCGTAAGGAGAAAGATGCGGCTGTTCAAAGCCAGGAGTTCGAGAAGGCCGCAGCCCTTCGTGATACGGAGCAAAAAATTCGTGAAGAGCTTGATACCACCAAGAATCAGTGGAAGGAAAAGCAAGGACGCACGGACTCCGAAGTTACACCGGAAGATATTGCACAGGTCGTTGCCAGCTGGACCGGCATTCCTGTCAGCAAGCTGAAGGAAGAGGAAACAGAGCGTCTGATGAATATGGAATCTATTCTTCATGAGCGTGTAATCGGACAGGAGGAGGCTGTTAAGGCAGTTAGCCGTGCCATTCGCCGTGCTCGTGCGGGACTTAAAGATCCAAAGCGTCCGATGGGCTCCTTTATATTCCTTGGTCCAACCGGGGTAGGTAAGACTGAGCTGGCTCGCGCGCTTGCTGAAGCCATGTTCGGCGATGAGAATGCGGTCATCCGCATCGACATGTCAGAGTATATGGAGAAGCACTCCACTTCCCGTCTGGTTGGAGCGCCTCCAGGATATGTGGGCTATGAGGAAGGCGGTCAATTGACCGAGAAGGTACGCCGTAAGCCGTATTCGGTTGTACTGTTGGATGAGATTGAGAAGGCGCACCCTGAAGTGTTTAATATCCTGCTTCAAGTGCTTGAGGATGGACGTTTGACCGATTCTAAGGGCCGGGTGGTTGACTTCCGCAATACCCTCATTATTCTGACTTCCAACGTGGGTGCTGAGGCGATCCGCCGCAACACAACGATGGGCTTTACAGCTGTAGTCGATGCAGGTGCCGAGTATGACAATATGAAGGGTAAAGTGATGGATGAGCTTAAGAAGAGCTTCCGTCCTGAGTTCCTCAACCGGATTGACGAAATTATCGTCTTCCATTCCCTCGAGGAAGCTCATATTGGCCAAATCGTATCGCTCATGTCCGACGAGCTGAGAAAACGGCTGCGTGAGTATGATGTAGACTTTGAACTGACAGACAAGGCGAAGTCATTCCTGGCTAAGGCAGGATTTGATCCAGCCTACGGCGCACGTCCGCTTCGCAGAGCGATTCAAAAACATATTGAGGATCGTTTGTCCGAGGAATTGCTGACAGGCCGGGTGAAAAAGGGAGATTCGCTGACGATTGATGAAGAGAATGGCGAACTTACAGTCACCCGAACAGGAAGCTTCTCCCCACAAGCGTAA
- a CDS encoding protein arginine kinase: protein MPDMRFTEQPLSDWMRSNGNESEIVISSRVRIARNILHHPFPMLATNQHLEEVLNQLREVLKDERLKEYGTLHTILLSDLGELDKKVLVEKHLISPNLADDSRNGAVFISEDESLSIMVNEEDHLRIQCLYPGFQVQEAWERATAIDDIFEAHVDYAFDDKRGYLTSCPTNVGTGLRASVMMHLPALVLTKQINRILSAVSQVGLTVRGIYGEGSEAVGNLFQISNQITLGQSEEEIIDNLRSVVLQIIGHEKSARERLLAESRLRMTDRVMRSYGILSHAAIMDSKEAAQRLSDVRLGIDLGLIEGLSSQEMNELTVLTQPGFLQKRFSGRMEAGERDMYRAKLIREKLGK from the coding sequence ATGCCTGATATGCGTTTTACTGAACAACCGCTTAGCGATTGGATGCGATCAAATGGAAATGAATCTGAGATTGTCATAAGCAGCCGGGTACGGATTGCCCGCAATATCCTGCATCATCCGTTCCCGATGCTAGCTACCAACCAGCATTTGGAGGAGGTTCTTAACCAGCTGAGGGAAGTGCTCAAGGACGAGCGTCTTAAGGAGTATGGCACCTTGCATACCATCCTGCTTTCAGATCTAGGAGAACTGGATAAGAAAGTACTGGTTGAGAAGCACCTGATCAGTCCGAATTTAGCAGACGATTCGAGAAATGGTGCGGTATTTATCAGTGAAGATGAAAGTCTCAGCATCATGGTTAATGAAGAAGATCATTTGCGGATCCAATGTCTTTACCCTGGCTTTCAAGTTCAGGAGGCTTGGGAAAGAGCTACAGCGATAGATGATATTTTTGAGGCGCATGTGGATTATGCGTTCGATGATAAAAGAGGATATTTAACCAGCTGCCCCACAAATGTAGGCACAGGACTCAGAGCTTCCGTCATGATGCATCTTCCGGCGCTGGTGCTTACCAAGCAGATCAACCGGATTTTATCGGCCGTATCTCAGGTAGGCTTAACGGTTCGGGGGATTTATGGGGAAGGAAGCGAGGCCGTGGGCAATCTGTTTCAAATATCTAACCAGATTACCCTTGGTCAAAGTGAAGAGGAGATCATTGATAACCTGCGCAGCGTAGTTCTTCAAATTATTGGACACGAGAAATCAGCACGGGAAAGATTGCTTGCAGAATCCCGTCTGCGCATGACAGACCGCGTAATGCGTTCCTATGGAATTTTGTCTCATGCGGCAATCATGGATTCGAAGGAAGCGGCGCAGCGTTTGTCTGATGTTCGGCTGGGGATTGACCTAGGACTTATAGAGGGTTTATCCTCGCAGGAAATGAATGAGCTGACCGTGCTTACCCAGCCGGGCTTTCTCCAGAAGCGCTTTAGCGGAAGGATGGAAGCCGGGGAGCGGGATATGTACCGAGCTAAGCTCATTCGTGAGAAATTGGGTAAATAA
- a CDS encoding UvrB/UvrC motif-containing protein: protein MLCQECGKRPASLHFTKIINGEKTEFHICESCAREKGEVIPGTSGGFSIHSLLSGLLDFDPTGKGQGGHSAHNENVRCEECGMTYSQFSKVGRFGCSSCYKYFNNKLDPLFKRVHGNTVHVGKVPARVGGELQAKREIDELKRELQYRIVQEEFEAAAEIRDRIRELEKQISEQ from the coding sequence ATGCTTTGTCAAGAATGCGGAAAGCGTCCGGCAAGCTTGCATTTTACCAAGATTATAAACGGAGAGAAGACGGAATTTCATATCTGCGAATCCTGTGCCAGGGAGAAAGGGGAAGTGATTCCCGGAACTTCTGGAGGGTTCTCGATTCACAGCCTGCTCTCGGGTCTGCTCGACTTTGATCCCACGGGAAAAGGGCAGGGCGGCCATTCCGCACACAATGAGAACGTGCGCTGTGAGGAATGCGGAATGACGTACTCCCAGTTTAGCAAGGTAGGACGGTTTGGCTGCAGCTCCTGTTATAAATATTTCAACAATAAGCTAGATCCGCTGTTCAAGCGAGTGCATGGCAATACCGTCCATGTTGGTAAGGTGCCGGCAAGAGTGGGCGGCGAGCTTCAAGCCAAGCGGGAAATTGACGAATTGAAGCGTGAACTCCAGTACAGGATTGTACAAGAGGAATTTGAAGCGGCAGCGGAGATCCGGGATCGGATTCGTGAGCTCGAGAAGCAAATTTCCGAACAGTAG
- a CDS encoding CtsR family transcriptional regulator, with protein sequence MRNISDIIEKYLKSILHESPEGAIEIQRNDLADQFSCVPSQINYVISTRFTLEKGYLVESKRGGGGYIRIRRVELPGPTSLHTHLQHTIGEEIGQVAAEGLVYQLEESRVLTHREAEMMRAAISRDVLILKLPYRDQIRARIMKAMLISILIK encoded by the coding sequence ATGCGTAATATCTCCGATATTATTGAAAAATATCTCAAGAGCATATTGCATGAAAGTCCTGAGGGAGCGATAGAAATCCAGCGGAATGATTTGGCTGACCAATTCTCCTGTGTACCTTCCCAGATTAATTATGTAATCAGTACAAGATTTACGCTTGAGAAGGGTTATTTAGTGGAAAGTAAGCGTGGTGGTGGAGGGTATATACGTATTAGACGTGTGGAGCTTCCAGGCCCTACCTCGCTGCATACGCATCTTCAGCATACGATTGGAGAAGAGATTGGTCAGGTAGCGGCTGAGGGACTTGTATACCAGCTGGAAGAATCCAGAGTACTCACCCATCGTGAGGCAGAGATGATGCGTGCTGCGATTTCCCGCGACGTACTGATTCTTAAGCTTCCCTACAGAGATCAGATTCGTGCAAGAATTATGAAGGCGATGCTGATTTCTATACTAATCAAATAG
- a CDS encoding erythromycin esterase family protein codes for MITRIVKPSTTEVSIVERIRKDAVSFRDLSDLDHVIQAVGDARIVLLGEATHGTSEFYSIRAELSKRLIAEKGFQFIAVEGDWPSCYEVNRYIKNLDGNTAETAADALQAFNRWPSWMWANKGIETFAEWLRHYNAEQAEGGKIGFYGLDMYSLWDSIQQVIGYLQRTGSPVLDTALQAFSCLEPYGDDAQSYGISAGLLGEGCEEEVIHLLNELNASKHEHLQDEGELDAKVNAMVTLHAEQYYRTMVRGGPESWNIRDYHMADALRQVLDYHGSASKAIIWEHNTHIGDARATDMQQAGMINIGQLVREQYGRGNVFSIGFGTHHGTVIAGSAWGAPAEVMRVPEARTHSWEDMMFQAGQGSDQILMMNPERQAEFNQTLGHRAIGVVYDPRHESGNYVPSQMAERYDAFIYVHETHALEPLSVEGT; via the coding sequence ATGATTACCCGAATCGTGAAGCCATCGACAACAGAAGTCTCGATTGTTGAACGAATTCGTAAGGATGCTGTCAGCTTCCGTGATCTCAGTGATCTTGACCATGTGATTCAGGCTGTGGGCGATGCACGAATTGTATTGTTGGGCGAAGCCACACACGGAACTTCTGAATTTTACAGCATCCGAGCAGAACTATCGAAGAGGCTTATTGCCGAGAAGGGATTTCAGTTTATTGCAGTAGAAGGGGACTGGCCCTCCTGCTATGAGGTTAACCGATACATCAAAAACCTGGATGGGAACACAGCAGAGACGGCGGCAGATGCCCTGCAGGCATTTAACCGCTGGCCGAGCTGGATGTGGGCTAACAAAGGGATTGAGACATTTGCAGAATGGCTGCGTCATTACAATGCGGAACAAGCCGAAGGCGGTAAGATAGGATTTTACGGATTGGATATGTATAGCCTGTGGGACTCAATACAGCAGGTCATAGGTTATTTACAGCGTACGGGTTCTCCCGTGCTGGACACAGCGCTGCAAGCCTTTTCCTGCCTGGAACCTTACGGAGACGATGCTCAATCCTATGGAATATCTGCTGGGCTGCTGGGAGAAGGATGTGAAGAAGAGGTCATTCACCTGCTGAATGAGCTAAATGCATCCAAACATGAACATCTCCAAGATGAAGGTGAGCTGGATGCTAAGGTAAATGCAATGGTAACCCTTCATGCGGAACAATACTATCGGACAATGGTTAGAGGAGGACCTGAGTCTTGGAATATCAGGGACTACCATATGGCAGATGCTCTTCGGCAGGTCCTTGACTATCATGGATCTGCGTCCAAAGCGATTATTTGGGAGCACAATACGCATATTGGAGATGCTCGTGCTACAGATATGCAGCAAGCAGGGATGATTAATATCGGCCAGCTGGTACGGGAGCAATATGGGCGCGGCAATGTATTTAGTATTGGATTTGGCACACATCACGGAACCGTTATTGCGGGGTCGGCATGGGGAGCACCTGCTGAAGTAATGAGGGTGCCTGAGGCTAGAACTCACAGCTGGGAAGATATGATGTTCCAAGCCGGGCAAGGCTCTGACCAAATTCTGATGATGAACCCCGAGAGACAGGCAGAATTCAATCAAACGCTAGGTCACAGGGCTATTGGGGTTGTATATGATCCGCGTCATGAGTCGGGGAATTATGTTCCCTCACAAATGGCAGAACGCTACGATGCTTTTATCTATGTGCATGAGACGCATGCATTAGAACCGCTTTCGGTTGAAGGTACTTAA